The Methanothrix soehngenii GP6 genome has a window encoding:
- a CDS encoding cyanobactin maturation protease PatG family protein, whose amino-acid sequence MDQSVQESSSAQPQKKCSACSAKSSPEGSKTSGNEKSENKGTCGLKSLPFVYVLGQVEARFPNRSIEKEFVQIIERSKSTNFEHQQAFHSVLSQPENRYLARKLSWVLTKEGVPIYILLPTGPEDLDILLEAIRPSACPLDRQVVVGRKGPVAPPEMCGLEVPMVLVDHLYSLEYNDFIKSIRSESVTDEKFKAIARETFLRMMQLADNIGSTDKHRALNYLSVRYPAIYVKAAEELERNFLLTSVNAIFSRLSDNRKIVSVIQSFTNKETGAVEKYFVRVDLTEEFPFIVTKMAPYYDR is encoded by the coding sequence ATGGATCAATCAGTCCAAGAATCGTCATCAGCACAGCCACAAAAGAAATGCTCAGCCTGTTCGGCGAAATCCTCTCCAGAGGGCTCAAAGACCAGTGGAAATGAAAAGAGCGAAAATAAGGGAACTTGCGGTTTGAAATCTCTCCCATTTGTCTATGTTCTGGGCCAGGTTGAAGCTCGTTTCCCCAATCGATCGATAGAAAAAGAGTTCGTTCAGATCATTGAAAGATCGAAGTCCACTAATTTTGAGCATCAGCAGGCCTTCCACTCTGTTCTGTCACAGCCCGAAAACAGGTATCTAGCTCGCAAGCTATCCTGGGTTCTCACCAAGGAAGGAGTGCCAATTTATATTTTGTTACCAACCGGCCCTGAGGATCTCGATATCTTATTGGAAGCCATCCGACCATCTGCATGCCCCCTGGATAGACAGGTGGTAGTAGGTCGTAAAGGCCCAGTAGCTCCTCCAGAGATGTGCGGGCTAGAAGTGCCCATGGTGCTTGTTGATCATCTCTATTCCCTTGAATATAATGACTTTATCAAGTCTATTCGTTCCGAATCGGTCACCGATGAGAAATTCAAAGCAATCGCAAGAGAGACATTCCTAAGAATGATGCAATTGGCAGACAACATAGGATCTACAGATAAACATCGGGCACTGAATTATCTATCTGTACGCTATCCAGCGATCTACGTCAAAGCAGCAGAAGAGCTAGAGCGCAACTTTTTGCTGACATCAGTGAACGCTATCTTCTCAAGGTTGAGCGATAACCGCAAGATCGTATCTGTAATCCAATCATTCACTAACAAAGAGACTGGTGCAGTAGAGAAATATTTCGTTAGGGTGGACTTAACCGAAGAGTTCCCC
- a CDS encoding ATP-binding cassette domain-containing protein, whose protein sequence is MRFSDLRCEKSVLFQYYAQYNLSLAENIWLGSADRPLDMGKVAKAARDSGVDRILKRLEAGYETTLGKWFDNGTDLSIGEWQKVALARAFIRDSQIIIMDEPTSSLDPKAEAEVFAKFRELAKGKTAIVIGHRLSTVRMADCIYLLNDGHIAEKGTHEELMALKGEYAQLFGIQAMNYR, encoded by the coding sequence ATGAGGTTTTCAGATCTCAGATGCGAGAAAAGCGTGCTCTTCCAGTATTATGCTCAGTATAATCTCAGCCTGGCCGAGAACATATGGCTGGGCAGTGCCGATCGGCCTCTGGACATGGGCAAGGTAGCCAAGGCCGCGAGGGATTCTGGCGTGGATAGGATTCTAAAGCGGCTTGAGGCTGGTTACGAGACTACCTTAGGAAAATGGTTCGATAACGGCACGGATCTGAGCATAGGAGAGTGGCAGAAGGTGGCTTTGGCCAGGGCGTTCATCCGGGATTCCCAGATTATAATTATGGACGAGCCCACCAGCTCCCTCGATCCCAAAGCCGAGGCGGAGGTGTTCGCCAAGTTCAGGGAGCTTGCAAAAGGAAAAACGGCCATCGTCATAGGCCACAGGTTGTCCACCGTCAGGATGGCGGATTGCATATATCTTCTGAATGATGGACATATCGCAGAGAAGGGCACTCATGAGGAGCTGATGGCTTTGAAGGGAGAGTATGCGCAGCTCTTCGGGATACAGGCAATGAACTACAGATGA
- a CDS encoding tetratricopeptide repeat protein has protein sequence MKERIGRVGARGTGNKPPKFAVRARFALVMIALVILCVSAVAQEMIAEDWYKKGQELERKGSYEEAVKAYDKAIELNPKDIMVWLSKGIILSGLEQHNESIEAYETAIEIDPKSIQAWGTMADELYHLGRYNESLNAYNRVLQMDPHMARAWVEKGDILNKTGRHEEAIKAFNKALEIYDNTIQENPEDIIAWQGKGITLEKMGRYEEAIKSYDKVIEMSSPDYALGAWTAKGDIFKAIGKYEESIKAYNKVIEIAPKEASYAWEGKGLALEALGRNSEANAAFSEAKMLMHR, from the coding sequence ATGAAAGAAAGAATTGGGCGAGTGGGAGCGAGAGGAACTGGCAATAAACCGCCGAAATTCGCAGTAAGAGCCAGATTTGCTCTTGTCATGATTGCGCTGGTCATCCTTTGCGTTTCTGCTGTGGCGCAGGAGATGATTGCTGAAGATTGGTATAAAAAAGGCCAAGAGCTAGAGAGAAAAGGATCTTATGAAGAGGCCGTTAAAGCATATGATAAAGCCATCGAACTGAATCCAAAGGATATAATGGTTTGGCTCTCGAAAGGCATTATTTTAAGCGGCTTGGAACAGCATAATGAATCCATAGAAGCTTATGAGACCGCCATTGAAATCGATCCCAAGAGCATTCAGGCTTGGGGTACAATGGCAGATGAGTTATATCACTTAGGCAGATACAACGAATCTCTCAATGCATACAATAGAGTTCTTCAAATGGATCCCCATATGGCTAGAGCTTGGGTAGAGAAGGGCGATATTCTGAATAAAACAGGTAGGCACGAGGAGGCTATCAAGGCCTTCAATAAAGCTCTGGAGATCTATGATAACACTATCCAGGAAAACCCCGAGGACATCATAGCTTGGCAGGGAAAAGGCATTACTCTCGAAAAGATGGGCAGATACGAAGAGGCGATAAAATCTTATGATAAGGTTATTGAGATGTCTTCACCTGATTACGCTCTCGGCGCTTGGACTGCTAAGGGCGATATATTCAAGGCCATAGGCAAGTACGAGGAATCAATTAAGGCCTACAATAAGGTCATAGAAATAGCTCCAAAAGAAGCTTCTTATGCATGGGAAGGCAAAGGCCTTGCACTGGAGGCTTTAGGTCGAAATTCTGAAGCAAATGCAGCCTTCTCGGAGGCAAAGATGCTTATGCATCGGTAG
- a CDS encoding cyanobactin maturation protease PatG family protein: MDQSVQESSSAQPQKKCSACSAKSSPEGSKTSGNEKSENKGTCGLKSLPYVYVLGQIEARFPNRSIEKEYVQILERSKSANFEHQQAFYSVLSQPENRYLARKLSWILTKEGVPIYILLPTGPEDLDILLDAIRPSACSLDRQVVVGRKGPVAPPEMCGQEVPMVLVDHLYSLEYNNFMKSIHPELVADEKFKAAALELFRRMMQIADNTGSTEKHRALNYLAVRYLAIYSTAAEKLENSFSLTSAEAIPSRLSDSRKIISVVFSFTNRETGIMEKYFVRVDVTEEFPFIVTKMAPYYDR, translated from the coding sequence ATGGATCAATCAGTCCAAGAATCGTCATCAGCACAGCCACAAAAGAAATGCTCAGCCTGTTCGGCGAAATCCTCTCCAGAGGGCTCAAAGACCAGTGGAAATGAAAAGAGCGAAAATAAGGGAACTTGCGGTTTGAAATCCCTCCCATATGTCTATGTTCTGGGACAGATTGAAGCTCGTTTCCCTAATCGATCGATAGAAAAAGAGTACGTTCAGATCCTCGAAAGATCGAAGTCTGCTAATTTTGAGCATCAGCAGGCCTTCTACTCTGTTCTGTCGCAGCCCGAAAACAGGTATCTAGCACGAAAGCTTTCCTGGATTCTCACCAAGGAAGGAGTGCCGATTTACATTCTGCTACCCACAGGCCCTGAAGATCTCGATATCTTATTGGATGCCATCCGACCATCTGCATGCTCCCTGGATAGACAGGTGGTAGTAGGTCGTAAAGGCCCGGTAGCTCCTCCAGAGATGTGCGGGCAAGAAGTGCCCATGGTACTTGTTGATCATCTCTATTCCCTTGAATACAACAACTTCATGAAGTCTATCCATCCAGAACTGGTCGCCGATGAGAAATTCAAAGCTGCTGCGTTAGAACTGTTCCGAAGGATGATGCAGATAGCAGATAACACTGGATCCACAGAAAAACATCGGGCACTCAACTACCTAGCTGTACGCTATCTCGCCATATATTCTACGGCTGCAGAAAAGCTTGAAAATAGCTTTTCACTAACTTCGGCAGAAGCCATTCCCTCCAGATTAAGCGATAGTCGCAAGATAATATCAGTGGTATTCTCTTTCACTAACAGAGAGACTGGTATCATGGAGAAATATTTCGTTAGAGTGGACGTGACTGAGGAGTTTCCATTCATTGTCACCAAGATGGCGCCATACTACGACAGGTGA